The window GACGGCGGCGACGGACTCCTCGGTGGCGATGTCGCGGAGCTCCTGGGCCGCCTGGACGGCGCCGGGCACGCCGACCGCGCGGCCCGGGGTCTGCAGCACCTCGCGTCGGCGTCGGCGGGCGTCGGGGTCCACGGCGAGGCGCCGAGCGACGCCGATGTGGCCCTGCGACGCCGCGGCGGCCCAGGCGGCCTCGGCGGGGCTGACGCCGTGGCGCTGCTGGAGGACCCGCGCCACGGCGTCCGCGCGGGGCACGCCGAGCGTGACGACCCGGCAGCGGCTGCGGATGGTCGGCAGCAGGTCCTCCGGGGAGGGGGCGCACAGCAGCCACACGGTGTGCGGCGGCGGCTCCTCGACCTCCTTGAGCAGCATGTTGGCCGCGACGTCCCGGAGCCGGTCGGCGTCCTCGACGACGACGACCACCCAGCGGCCGCGGGTGGGCGCGACCGAGGCACGGCGGACGAGGTCGACGACGACCTCCTTGCGCACCTGCATCTCCTCGGTGGCCAGCACCGTGACGTCGGGGTGCGACCCCGCCAGGGCCTCGCGGCAGTCCGGGCAGGCGCCGCAGCCGCCGGTCGGGCACTGCAGGGCCGCGGCGAAGGCGCGCGCGGCGACCGAGCGCCCCGACCCGGGCGGCCCGGTGAGCAGCCAGGCGTGGGCGAGCGCCGAGCGCTCGGCCTGCCGCTCGACCGCGCGGCGCAGCACCCCCACCGCCCGCTCCTGCCCGACGACGGCGTCCCAGACGCTCACCCGTCGCGTCCCGGGAGCCAGCGGGTCGCCCCGCCCCGGACGGTGCCGTCGTCGCTGACGGTGCCGGTGTCGTCCGCGTCACCGGCCTCGTCGGCGCCACCGGCGTGCGAGGAACCGTCCACGTCGGCGTCCCCGCGCCGGACGGCATCCCGGAGGTCGGCGACGGTGAGGTCGACCGTGGTGCTGTCGCCCGGCCCGTGGCGGTCGGCCCCGCCCGGGGCGGGCAGCGGGGCGGTCGCGGCGTCGACCGGCTCCTGGGCGTACCCGTCGGAGTACTGGTCCACGTGGC is drawn from Aquipuribacter hungaricus and contains these coding sequences:
- a CDS encoding DNA polymerase III subunit delta' — its product is MSVWDAVVGQERAVGVLRRAVERQAERSALAHAWLLTGPPGSGRSVAARAFAAALQCPTGGCGACPDCREALAGSHPDVTVLATEEMQVRKEVVVDLVRRASVAPTRGRWVVVVVEDADRLRDVAANMLLKEVEEPPPHTVWLLCAPSPEDLLPTIRSRCRVVTLGVPRADAVARVLQQRHGVSPAEAAWAAAASQGHIGVARRLAVDPDARRRRREVLQTPGRAVGVPGAVQAAQELRDIATEESVAAVEAAQHEQDAEWLRMMGVSTPEELPRQVRTQWRELQESHKRQARRSATDGLDRALLDLLSLYRDVLVVQAGASVPLVNGDMRADVEALARRSSPAAVLRVCDTITTTRRRLAQNAALPLALEGMTVRLGEHT